In the Setaria italica strain Yugu1 chromosome VI, Setaria_italica_v2.0, whole genome shotgun sequence genome, one interval contains:
- the LOC101752900 gene encoding probable RNA methyltransferase At5g51130: MATATAAEDAPPAGKGAKGEPNRKRSNEQGEGGSRGGGEQKRKKKEVFIYGNYRNYYGYRIDRNVGEDPRLEAFNKQWFENKDCLDIGCNQGLVTIGLAMKFKCRRILGVDIDSGLIETAKWNLRRITRQDKVATKNAKAQESSNSPSQSSPGEVASELSNGNEHHDLFKIVSFRRENFVESLDGCSERYDTILCLSVTKWIHLNWGDEGLVTLFVKIWRLLKPGGVFIMEPQPWTSYKRNRLVSEVAKENFNTICLYPEKFREILLDKVGFRSVELIMDKLVGAVTGFDRPIEVYHK, from the exons ATGGCCACCgcaacggcggcggaggacgcgcCGCCCGCGGGGAAGGGGGCGAAGGGAGAGCCCAACAGGAAGCGGAGCAACGagcagggagagggaggatcccgcggcggcggcgagcagaagcggaagaagaaggaggtctTCATCTACGGCAACTACAGGAACTATTACGGCTACCGG ATTGATCGCAATGTTGGTGAAGACCCTCGCCTTGAGGCATTCAACAAGCAGTGGTTTGAAAACAAGGATTGTCTCGATATTGGATGCAACCAGGGATTGGTAACGATTGGCTTAG CCATGAAATTCAAATGTCGAAGAATTCTTGGAGTTGATATTGATTCAG GTTTGATCGAGACTGCCAAATGGAATCTACGAAGGATAACGCGGCAGGATAAGGTGGCTACAAAAAATGCTAAAGCTCAAGAATCATCAAATTCTCCATCTCAGAGCTCCCCAGGAGAAGTGGCATCTGAATTGTCAAATGGGAATGAACACCATGACCTTTTTAAAATTGTCTCTTTTCGACGTGAAAATTTTGTAGAAAGTTTGGATGGATGTTCAGAACGATATGACACTATACTTTG TTTAAGTGTGACAAAGTGGATCCACCTGAACTGGGGCGATGAAGGCCTAGTTACTTTATTCGTGAAGATCTGGAGGCTTCTAAAACCG GGTGGAGTTTTTATCATGGAGCCTCAACCTTGGACTTCATACAAGAGAAACAGATTGGTTTCGGAG gtTGCCAAAGAGAACTTCAACACCATCTGCTTATACCCAGAGAAATTTCGGGAGATACTTCTGGACAAG GTTGGATTTAGGTCGGTAGAGTTGATTATGGACAAATTGGTGGGTGCTGTCACTGGTTTCGACCGTCCAATAGAAGTTTACCACAAATGA